The Cytobacillus firmus genome segment TCCATGTGCCGGGTGTGGAGGGCAAAACGTTTTCGAACCTTGGCGGGGAAATCGATATCAGGGCAACGATTCTTCATCTGCTCGGCATGAGTGCTGATGATAACTTCAGCTTCGGGCAAAACCTGTTTACAAGGGATCCCGATCATCCCGTTACCTTCCGGGATGGAAGTTTCATAGCGAAAGACTATTTGTACAAAGCCGGTAAATGCTTCAAAAGAAAATCGGAAGCAGAAACAGATATAAGTGGCTGTGAACCTTTAATGGATATCTCCAGGAAAGAGCTCGGGTTCTCTGATGATATTGTGCATGGGGATTTAATGAGGTTTATGGAGTAATTTTTTTGGAGGAGAAGCATGGAAGTTTTCGGGTTTATATTCTTATGGGGAATTCCGTTGCTGCTGCTTTGGAGCTTTATTTTAACGCTTATCAAAGTTAAGAGAGCAGGCAGCGAAGGACAATTCCTGGGCAGGACGCTGACATTTATCGGCGGAATTTATCATTACACCATTTCTTCATTTGCCGCTTGGGTTGGTTTGATTGCCATCGCATTTGGAATTGCAGCGCTGGTGGAGGGTTCAATCTTCGGTGCATTATTCTTTGGTTTATTCGGTGTTTTTATGGTTTATAACTTTTTTCCAAGATTGAATATGACCGAATGAGATTGAGGTATGTCCTATGTGGCATGCCTCTTATTTCTTTTTTGTAGGTATTGGGTCATTGGCCACAAAGAAAGCAGAAAAGAGGATGTGAGAGTCGGAACCCGGGTCAGTTTCGGACACAGAAAGGCGGAAACCATGGATTTGAGTCGGAACCTGGGTCAACTTCGGACACAAAAAGGAGAAAAGAGACCGGTAGAGTCAGAACCTGTTGCAAGTTCGGACACAAAAAGGAGAAAAGAGACCGGTAGAGTCAGAACTTGGTGCAAGTTCTGACACAAAAAGGAGAAAAGAGGCCGGTAGAGTCAGAACCTGGCGCAACTTCGGACGCAGAAAGGAGAAAAGAGGCCGGTAGAGTCAGAACCTGGTTCAACTTCGGACACAGAAAGGCGGAACTATGGAACGGAGTCGGAACCCGGGTCAGCTTGGGACACAGCAAGCAGAAACCGTGAATCAGAGTCAAAACTCTGTGCAGCTTCGGACACAGAAATCTCTAAAGAGAGGCAGTCGGAGACCGAACTCCGAGCATCTTCTAACACCAGACAGGAGTAAGAAGGCTGAACTTTTTGAAACAATTCAGCCTTTATTTATAATTGAACGATAAATCTGTTTAATAGTCTCCATATGAATGGCTTCATGGTAAAAGCCGAATAAAAAAGCCTCTCCGGTTGTGTAAAAGGTAATGCCGCCGCGGTTTGTAAAGGGACTTGGCAGTTTTTGATCCATACGCCCATGAAGAAATGTCTTTATCCTGGGTTTTTGTTCGGTAAAGACGGACGCAATTTCCTTGAATGAAGGCGGTGCCTCGAACCAATCGGCAGGCTTAGTTCCAGCGCCAAATAACCGTTCATAGTTCACTGGGACGTTCATTTTTTTACCTGATATTCCAAAGACAAGCTTTTCCTGGACAAATGCAATATGCCCGAAGTTCCAGCGGATACTATTGTTAAATCCTTCTGGTATGATATCAGCCATTTCTTCTGGAATCCGTCTGATTGATTTTTCTGTAATGCCACGCACTTTTTCCATATGATCAAAAATTGTCTGTTCCAATAAATTCACCCTCCATATTAAAGCTCATTGCATTAAAGTTCTAGGGCTTCACTTCATTTTCCTACGGCTTTATTTCTTTTTGTCCAGAAGAGCTATGTATAATTTATAACCTTAAGTCTCAAGTCCTATAACCATATACAGCGCAGGCTTCTTAACCTAAGAGACGTATCTCCATATTATAAGAATATAATCATATTTTTAATAAGGAGATACGCTATGTCTAATCAAAATATCTATATACTCCTTACGGATACCGGAACGTTATTTACGCGGCTTATTAAGCTTTACACAAAAAAGCCTTATAACCATGCTTCTATTTCAATTGACCCTGAATTAAAAAATGTGTACAGCTTTGGCAGGAAAACGGCGAAAAATCCGTTTATAGGCGGTTTTGTTAAAGAAAATTTAAGAGGGAAATTTTTTACTGACTCAAAGTGTACTGTCATCAGCTGTTCTGTTACAGATGCACAGCTAAACAAGCTTAAAGCACTTATAAATAAGATAGAATCTGAAAAAGACGATTACAGTTATAATCTGCTGGGCCTTTTTGCCATCATGTTTAATAAACAACTCTCAAGAAAAAATACTTTTTTCTGCTCTCAATTTGTAGCAACTGTCTTGCAGAGATGTGAAATTGTCAAATTTAATAAACCGCCTGCCCTTGTTATGCCGCACGAATTAATGGAAAAGGAAGATTTCATTGTTGTTTTTCAGGGAAGCCTGAAAGAGTATTTTCTTACTATTGAATGCCGGGCGATAGAAATAAACACCGGCATTTCAACGAATGGCCAGGAAAAGTTCGGACAATCGCTGGCCATTTCCTAATGGCTGCACTCAATGCCGCTTCTTTTTATAAGCCAAAGGTGTCATATTCATCGCATTACGGAATTTTTCAATAAAATAACTGCTGCTGTTAAAGCCTACTTTATACGCAACCTCAGTTACATTCGAACCCGGCTCCTGAAGCAGGGAGAGGCTTTTTTGCAGGCGGTGCTGAATCAGGTAATTAATGGGTGTCGTCCTGAGAATCTTTTTAAAGTATCTGCAGCATTCAGAATTGCTCAGTCTGCCGGCTTTGGCAATATCACTTAGGATGACTTTTTCAGCATAATGCTCATGGATCCAATTCAGCATTTCCTTCATCCGACTGTGTTTTTCAGCCTCAGTCTGGCTGTATTCCCGCTGGAATCCGTTTCGGATTAACTGCTGCCAAATGAATGTGAGCAGACTGGCTGTATCAATCTCATAAAATGGTGAATTCTCATGAATTAATTTCCTGATTTCCAGGATGCTGTCTATTATATTGTTTTCCCATTCTTCATTACCCTTCAAAATTAGGCCTGGAAGATTTGTTGCTGAAATATACGCAGAAATATAGCTGCTGAACAATTCCTGGGGAAGCAGGAAATGAGGGGAGACATTTAAACAAATGTACACGCAATCTCCGCTAATATCCTCGGTTGAATGAAGGCACCCGCTATTGATGAACAGGCAGTCTCCTTCTTTAACCGCAAATTTCTCTTCATTGACTTGAACCATGGCTTCTCCTTTAAGGGTCAGGATAAATTGAATTTCCTCATGCCAATGCAAAGGAACTTTGCCTTGAATATGATCTGCGATCTTCGTCTCGTAGCACGCGACAGGCATCACCACTGTCCTGTGGCTCGTCAATTCCTTCAGGCTTTCATCCACTTTAAAATCTTTAATCTGCAAAAAAGCCACCTCAATATTGTTATACTTTTTTATGATATCCAGCTATTTTTATCACAGAATTTGGTTTATTATAACACTATTATTATATTTAAGGTGGAGTCGAACATGAAAGGACGTTCAAGGAGTACGGGTTTATTGCTCGTTATTTTTGGAGCTTCATTCTGGGGTGTTGGCGGAACTGTTGCCCAAAAGCTTTTTCAGGAATTCGGCATCTCAGTTGATTGGCTTGTCACAGCCCGGCTTCTGATCGCTGGTGTGCTACTCTTAGCCGTACAATTTTTGCTGAAGGATAGCTCACAGGTGTTTGGAGTGTGGAAGAATAAAAAAGCAGCTATCATGCTTTTGATTTTTGGCCTGGCGGGAATGCTGGCCGTACAGTATACCTATATGGCTTCCATTCACCATGGCAATGCGGCTGTTGCCACGCTGCTTCAATATTTGGCACCAGCTATGATTATCATTTATCTGGTCCTGCGTAAGCAATCGGTGTTTACAAGACAGGATTTGGTGACCGTGTCCCTTGCTTTAGCGGGGTGCTTTCTTCTATTGACCAATGGTTCTGTTTCTCAGCTGTCCGTACCCTCACCTGCGATTGTATGGGGAGTTCTATCCGGTGTGGCACTGGCGTTTTATACGTTGTATGCCGTCCCGCTGCTGAAGGAGTATGATTCCCTTGTCGTGGTTGGCTGGGCGATGGTGATTGGCGGATTTGCATTGAGTTTCATCCATCCCCCATGGGAAATGGATTTCGGCAGCTTAAAGGCTGAAGCATTCCTGTATTTGGTTTTCGTTATTATTTTTGGAACGATGCTTGCGTTCTGGTTCTACATTGAAAGTCTCCAAACGCTGTCTCCGACCGAAACCAGTCTTTTAAGCAGCCTCGAGCCGCTTGCCGCAGTATTTACGACGGTTATCTGGCTGAACGAACCATTCGGCCTATTTCAATGGGCGGGTACTGCCTGTATTTTTGGCATGATTCTGCTGCTGGCTTTGAGTAAGAAAAAACCGGCAAAAACCAGTGATTCTGCTGAAAATGAAGAACCATTAAGAGTGAGCTGAGAGCCAGTCCCTTTCGCAGGGGCTGGTTTTTTCTTGCTTAGGTTTGGGTGCGGCAGGACATGATTTCTTTGAGGAAATTTGGTATTCGCTCATAAACCGAAGGAAATCGCTCATAAAATAAGTTTTTCGCTCATAAAAAACAAAAAACGCTCATAACCACTGCCATTTCAAATTTTAATAAATTCTCCGCTGTAATTTTGCCCACACTAAGCATTATATTTTCCTAAATTTATTTCGGTTGTTAAAATAAAGTCAATTCTTCATGAAGGAGATTAAAAAATGACGAATATACAAATACCTGTTTCTGTTTTAAACCTTGCCCCGATACGAGAGGGGAAGGACAGCAGGCAGGCCATCGAAGATCTTGTTGATCTGGCCCAGGCAACAGAGGAAATGGGCTACAAACGCTATTGGATAGCGGAGCACCATAATACCCCGACACTGGTTAGTTCTGCCACGGCTATTTTAATAAAACATGCATTGGAGCATACTAAAACGATTCGCGTTGGCTCCGGCGGAATAATGCTGCCGAATCATGCGCCATTAGTGGTTGCCGAGCAATTCGGCACGATGGCGACCATTTATCCGGATCGGGTCGATTTGGGCCTCGGAAGGGCACCTGGTACGGATATGATGACGGCTAATGCGCTTCGCCGTTCAAAAAATGATTCTGTTTATACATTCCCTGAGGATGTGAAGCAGCTGCTGACATACTTTGGTCCTTTAGAGGAGCAGAGTTATGTAAAAGCACACCCGGGTGTTGAAACGAACATTCCCATTTATATTCTTGGTTCTTCGACAGATTCAGCGTATTTGGCTGCTGAGCTGGGGCTTCCATATGTGTTTGCTTCACACTTTGCTCCAAGGTGGATGGAGGACGCCATCCGGATCTACCGTGCCAACTTTAAGCCTTCGCAGTATCTGGATAAACCATATATGATGATCTGCTTAAATGTCATTGCAGCAGAAACGGATGAGGAAGCGGAATTCCTGTCCACAACGATGAAACAGTTTTTCCTGAATGTCGTCAGAGGAACTTCCATGAAATTGAGCCCTCCGGTCGAGGATCTGGACTCCATCTGGAACCCAATGGAGAAGGAAGCCGCAGAGGGGATGTCAAGCGTCACCCTGATGGGCAGCAAAGAAACTGTCAAAGGACAGCTGGAGCAGTTCCAGAGCATGTACAATGTGGAGGAAATCATGGCAGTTTCCTATATTTATGACGAAGAAAAACAAAAACGTTCCTATGAAATATTGAAAGAAATTACAGACGGCAAATGAGCGGGGAAATATTCCCCGCTTTTCATATTTCTCGGGAAAGCGCAGGATTAGACTATTCTTGCGCGCGGAGGTCGTATCATGGCTCTTATTGCCGAAAGATGAAAAGCTCTGCTTTATTCTATGGTTTCCTGTTTGTAAAGTGCAGGATTGGCTGCCGTATTCAAACTCTGTGCAGACGCCCACAGATTTGCCAGGAAGCGCGGCATCATCTGCTGTGACGGAAGAGTGCCATATCTGGAAAAGTAAACAAACAGCTTCAAATAAGTTCTTGCATTATTCGGCAGGTG includes the following:
- a CDS encoding DinB family protein, which gives rise to MEQTIFDHMEKVRGITEKSIRRIPEEMADIIPEGFNNSIRWNFGHIAFVQEKLVFGISGKKMNVPVNYERLFGAGTKPADWFEAPPSFKEIASVFTEQKPRIKTFLHGRMDQKLPSPFTNRGGITFYTTGEAFLFGFYHEAIHMETIKQIYRSIINKG
- a CDS encoding AraC family transcriptional regulator, producing MQIKDFKVDESLKELTSHRTVVMPVACYETKIADHIQGKVPLHWHEEIQFILTLKGEAMVQVNEEKFAVKEGDCLFINSGCLHSTEDISGDCVYICLNVSPHFLLPQELFSSYISAYISATNLPGLILKGNEEWENNIIDSILEIRKLIHENSPFYEIDTASLLTFIWQQLIRNGFQREYSQTEAEKHSRMKEMLNWIHEHYAEKVILSDIAKAGRLSNSECCRYFKKILRTTPINYLIQHRLQKSLSLLQEPGSNVTEVAYKVGFNSSSYFIEKFRNAMNMTPLAYKKKRH
- a CDS encoding DMT family transporter, with the protein product MKGRSRSTGLLLVIFGASFWGVGGTVAQKLFQEFGISVDWLVTARLLIAGVLLLAVQFLLKDSSQVFGVWKNKKAAIMLLIFGLAGMLAVQYTYMASIHHGNAAVATLLQYLAPAMIIIYLVLRKQSVFTRQDLVTVSLALAGCFLLLTNGSVSQLSVPSPAIVWGVLSGVALAFYTLYAVPLLKEYDSLVVVGWAMVIGGFALSFIHPPWEMDFGSLKAEAFLYLVFVIIFGTMLAFWFYIESLQTLSPTETSLLSSLEPLAAVFTTVIWLNEPFGLFQWAGTACIFGMILLLALSKKKPAKTSDSAENEEPLRVS
- a CDS encoding LLM class flavin-dependent oxidoreductase; the protein is MTNIQIPVSVLNLAPIREGKDSRQAIEDLVDLAQATEEMGYKRYWIAEHHNTPTLVSSATAILIKHALEHTKTIRVGSGGIMLPNHAPLVVAEQFGTMATIYPDRVDLGLGRAPGTDMMTANALRRSKNDSVYTFPEDVKQLLTYFGPLEEQSYVKAHPGVETNIPIYILGSSTDSAYLAAELGLPYVFASHFAPRWMEDAIRIYRANFKPSQYLDKPYMMICLNVIAAETDEEAEFLSTTMKQFFLNVVRGTSMKLSPPVEDLDSIWNPMEKEAAEGMSSVTLMGSKETVKGQLEQFQSMYNVEEIMAVSYIYDEEKQKRSYEILKEITDGK